The [Bacillus] selenitireducens MLS10 genome includes a region encoding these proteins:
- a CDS encoding septation ring formation regulator EzrA has product MLNVIYIIIGLFLVITIYSAWQRRQLYKEVDRLENEKIKLMNEPVAEELKRIKGLTMSGETEERFEQWREEWDYIVTKLLPNIEERLFDIEELANKYRFISAKKKCSFVDEELSQIEGRMKEIIKEVDELVDSEEKNREEVLDVQSEFDHAMKLLMEQKASLGGAGDSLENRFRAIEENFPEFDELTEDGNYLQARELLLKTREQLREEIRLMESVPQYLVKMEKDLPRQLNDIQAGIKEMEESGFEMKHFSISWQLGELRQRLITLLPLVEKLQLNDVDGPLQRIDEEIEQIYETLEQEVLSKDACVKQLPSIEQKVDAIPERMDHLRSEIEAVKLNYQLDEEEESRALDYEKKGKELSGRFAALKDAFEEKKQSNTSLRKQLADLDETVSKLLEDTVSMQEGFADMRADEHKAAQQLAKSRRSIQASEKRIRRSNIPEIPEQVILALDDAKERVEDARKELSEVPIAMKRVNEKTEAAVKEADAVHELVDITIHHAALAERVIQYGNRFRSNNDHVQINLLKAEDRFRTGLYDEALQLSLEAVSFVEPDSAEQFQQEAYAGKESGMVHT; this is encoded by the coding sequence TTGCTGAATGTTATCTATATTATCATAGGTCTGTTCTTGGTCATAACCATTTACAGTGCCTGGCAAAGAAGACAGCTGTATAAAGAAGTCGACCGGTTGGAGAATGAGAAGATCAAGCTGATGAATGAACCGGTGGCAGAAGAGTTGAAACGGATAAAAGGTCTCACCATGTCCGGTGAAACGGAAGAACGATTTGAACAATGGCGGGAAGAGTGGGATTACATAGTAACCAAATTGCTCCCGAATATTGAAGAGCGCCTGTTTGACATTGAAGAACTTGCGAACAAGTACCGATTTATTTCGGCAAAGAAGAAATGCTCGTTTGTCGATGAGGAACTGTCTCAGATCGAAGGACGCATGAAAGAGATCATCAAAGAAGTGGATGAGCTTGTCGACAGTGAAGAGAAGAACCGTGAAGAAGTGCTTGACGTTCAGAGCGAGTTTGATCACGCCATGAAGCTTCTCATGGAACAGAAGGCGTCACTTGGCGGTGCCGGCGACAGCCTGGAGAACCGCTTCAGAGCCATTGAAGAGAATTTCCCCGAGTTTGACGAGCTGACAGAGGACGGGAACTATCTTCAGGCGAGAGAGCTGCTTCTGAAGACACGTGAACAGCTCCGTGAAGAAATCCGTCTCATGGAAAGCGTGCCTCAGTATCTGGTCAAAATGGAAAAGGATCTCCCGCGACAGCTTAATGATATTCAGGCTGGCATCAAGGAAATGGAAGAGAGCGGTTTTGAAATGAAGCACTTCTCCATCAGCTGGCAACTCGGCGAATTGAGACAGCGTCTGATTACCCTTTTGCCTCTCGTTGAAAAGCTTCAGCTTAACGATGTCGACGGTCCTTTGCAGCGGATCGACGAGGAGATCGAACAGATTTACGAAACTCTCGAACAGGAAGTGCTGTCAAAAGATGCTTGTGTGAAGCAACTGCCCTCAATTGAACAGAAGGTGGACGCAATTCCTGAGCGCATGGACCATTTGCGATCTGAAATTGAAGCGGTGAAGCTGAACTACCAACTCGATGAAGAAGAAGAATCGCGCGCGCTGGATTATGAGAAAAAAGGCAAAGAACTGAGTGGGCGTTTTGCGGCATTGAAAGACGCTTTCGAGGAAAAAAAGCAATCCAATACTTCCTTGCGTAAACAGCTTGCCGACCTCGATGAGACTGTTTCAAAACTGCTTGAAGACACGGTATCGATGCAGGAAGGTTTTGCGGACATGCGTGCCGATGAACATAAAGCGGCTCAACAGCTTGCGAAATCAAGACGCAGCATCCAGGCCTCTGAAAAACGGATCAGACGAAGCAATATTCCGGAAATTCCGGAACAGGTGATCCTCGCTCTTGACGATGCAAAAGAGCGGGTGGAAGATGCCCGTAAAGAACTTTCAGAAGTGCCGATAGCCATGAAACGTGTCAACGAAAAAACGGAAGCGGCCGTTAAAGAAGCCGATGCGGTGCATGAATTGGTGGATATCACGATCCATCACGCAGCTCTTGCTGAGCGGGTGATTCAATACGGAAACCGTTTCAGAAGCAACAATGATCACGTACAGATCAACCTGCTGAAGGCAGAGGACCGATTCCGAACCGGTCTGTATGACGAAGCATTGCAACTGTCCCTTGAAGCAGTGAGTTTTGTTGAACCGGATTCAGCTGAGCAGTTCCAACAGGAAGCTTATGCAGGAAAAGAATCGGGTATGGTTCATACATAA
- the sppA gene encoding signal peptide peptidase SppA: protein MNVKRWVALGVAFLLFVTSGIVTLGMQNFGQDFEQMLSPDREFSERVIEQGTVPGRIAVIQVEGMIQDGGAGGLFSVGYDHRQTLRQLEYAAESTDIYGVILQVNTPGGGVVESDELHNRIVAIQEEFDKPVYAVMGGQAASGGYYISAPADKIYANAQTFTGSIGVIIQSLNVAGLAEEWGVSLETFTSGEFKDILSPTKEVTDDERELLNEIVMDSYEQFVDVVDNGRENLSRDEVYELADGRIFTGNQAVENGLVDEIGNRDAAIEDMIEELGRGDLSVVEFGGAAGFASLAGLGSQVLPGSEARLIENVLNANAGARVMYLYTN from the coding sequence ATGAACGTAAAACGTTGGGTGGCTCTTGGCGTTGCATTTTTGCTATTTGTCACATCGGGAATTGTCACATTGGGTATGCAAAATTTTGGACAGGATTTTGAACAAATGCTCTCTCCTGACCGGGAGTTCAGCGAGCGTGTGATTGAGCAGGGAACGGTTCCTGGCAGGATCGCGGTTATTCAGGTTGAAGGCATGATTCAGGACGGTGGTGCCGGCGGTCTGTTCAGTGTGGGCTATGATCACAGACAGACGCTTCGTCAGCTTGAGTATGCAGCTGAGAGTACCGATATTTACGGGGTGATTCTGCAGGTGAACACACCGGGAGGCGGCGTTGTCGAATCAGATGAACTGCATAACAGGATCGTCGCGATCCAGGAAGAGTTTGATAAGCCCGTTTATGCGGTGATGGGCGGTCAGGCAGCGAGCGGCGGCTATTACATTTCAGCACCTGCTGACAAGATTTATGCGAATGCGCAAACGTTCACCGGTTCAATCGGTGTTATCATCCAGTCATTGAACGTAGCGGGTCTTGCTGAAGAGTGGGGCGTGTCGCTCGAGACATTTACGAGTGGCGAGTTCAAGGATATTCTTTCACCTACGAAAGAAGTCACGGATGACGAGAGAGAACTGTTAAACGAGATTGTCATGGACTCGTATGAACAATTCGTCGATGTCGTGGATAACGGCCGTGAAAATCTCAGCCGTGATGAAGTGTATGAACTGGCTGACGGACGTATTTTTACAGGGAATCAGGCAGTGGAGAACGGTCTGGTTGATGAAATCGGAAACCGTGACGCGGCTATCGAAGATATGATCGAAGAACTTGGCCGCGGGGATCTATCTGTCGTCGAGTTTGGCGGAGCTGCCGGATTTGCATCTCTCGCAGGACTTGGAAGTCAGGTGTTGCCGGGATCTGAAGCGAGACTGATTGAAAATGTATTAAATGCCAATGCAGGTGCAAGAGTCATGTATCTGTATACGAATTGA
- a CDS encoding acetate kinase: protein MSKIMAVNAGSSSLKFQLLEMPEEKVVTKGIVERIGMDDAVFAIEVDGEKKKEVAPIEDHEKAVKILLDKLTKFAIIDSLDEIEGIGHRVVHGGEKFNDSILITDEVIAGIDEVSDLAPLHNPANLVGINAFREILPNIPAVAVFDTAFHQTMPEDSYLYSLPYEYYEKYGIRKYGFHGTSHKYVSERAAEMLGRPVENLRLISCHLGNGASIAAIEGGKSVDTSMGFTPLAGITMGTRSGNIDPSLIPYIMNKADMSAEEVMDVLNKKSGMLALSGFSSDLRDIELKAEEGDKRAELALNVFTSRIHKYIGSYATRMSGLDAVIFTAGIGENSDVIRARVLHGLEFMGIYWDPMLNKTRGKEAFINYPHSPVKVMVIPTNEEVVIARDTVRLGAKS from the coding sequence ATGTCTAAAATTATGGCGGTTAATGCCGGCAGTTCATCACTCAAATTTCAACTGTTGGAAATGCCCGAAGAAAAAGTCGTGACAAAGGGAATTGTTGAACGGATTGGGATGGATGACGCGGTGTTTGCCATCGAAGTTGATGGTGAGAAGAAGAAAGAGGTTGCCCCGATTGAAGATCATGAAAAAGCCGTTAAGATCCTCTTGGACAAGCTGACGAAGTTTGCGATTATTGATTCACTCGATGAGATCGAAGGGATCGGACACCGCGTCGTGCACGGCGGTGAGAAATTCAATGACTCAATCCTGATTACGGATGAGGTTATTGCAGGCATCGATGAGGTATCGGATCTTGCCCCGCTTCATAACCCGGCGAACCTTGTCGGAATCAATGCATTCCGCGAAATTTTACCGAACATTCCTGCCGTAGCAGTGTTTGATACGGCGTTTCACCAGACAATGCCGGAAGATTCTTACCTGTACAGTCTTCCATATGAGTATTACGAGAAATACGGGATCCGCAAGTACGGTTTCCACGGTACCTCTCACAAGTATGTCTCTGAACGCGCAGCCGAAATGCTTGGACGGCCTGTTGAAAACCTTCGCCTGATTTCCTGCCACCTTGGAAATGGTGCGAGTATTGCCGCAATTGAAGGCGGGAAGTCCGTTGATACATCCATGGGCTTTACACCGCTCGCAGGGATCACGATGGGCACCCGTTCCGGAAACATTGACCCGTCACTGATTCCATATATCATGAACAAAGCGGATATGTCCGCAGAAGAAGTCATGGATGTTCTGAATAAGAAATCAGGTATGCTCGCACTTTCCGGTTTCTCCAGTGACCTTCGTGATATTGAACTGAAAGCGGAAGAAGGAGATAAGCGCGCAGAGCTTGCTTTGAATGTCTTCACTTCCCGCATTCACAAATACATCGGTTCCTATGCAACGCGTATGAGCGGGCTTGATGCAGTTATCTTCACTGCAGGAATCGGTGAGAACAGTGATGTGATTCGCGCCCGTGTCCTTCACGGTCTTGAGTTCATGGGGATCTATTGGGATCCAATGCTGAACAAAACAAGAGGAAAAGAAGCGTTTATCAATTACCCTCATTCACCGGTAAAAGTCATGGTGATTCCGACCAACGAGGAAGTTGTGATTGCCAGAGATACAGTCAGACTAGGGGCGAAATCCTGA
- a CDS encoding class I SAM-dependent methyltransferase: MESTTKTEMLYDVLDRSASLLQDELGVLYLDALSLAGDMVMNQDQAIGGMSKEASEKLKEQTDQVKPPFSFDPEEGRRAMQLAVLKGMKEATQPHHAMTPDAVTVYAGFILNKLLEHDDNKEISVMDPAAGAGNLLTGVINQQTKPVKATAFEADETLANLAFINSRIQGRDIKVRHEDTIKAEDIGQSGYVISDLPVGYYPNDSAAEGFQLKGEGNPSLIHHLLIEQSIRHTEEGGYLFFLVPDHLFLSEHAKELQAYVNEHAVIYAIMQLPETMFKAKDHRKALLLLRRKKQGIKVPAQALMAELPSFSRKEALADMTRQISEWFDQNLS; the protein is encoded by the coding sequence ATGGAATCAACGACAAAAACGGAAATGCTCTATGACGTGCTCGATCGGTCGGCTTCTTTGTTGCAGGATGAACTGGGTGTCCTTTATCTGGATGCTCTCTCCCTGGCCGGAGATATGGTAATGAATCAGGATCAGGCGATTGGCGGTATGTCGAAAGAGGCATCAGAAAAGCTGAAGGAGCAGACGGATCAGGTCAAGCCGCCTTTCTCTTTTGACCCTGAAGAAGGGAGAAGGGCTATGCAGCTGGCGGTTTTAAAGGGAATGAAAGAAGCGACACAGCCGCATCATGCGATGACACCCGATGCGGTGACGGTGTATGCCGGATTTATTCTGAATAAATTGCTTGAACATGACGACAATAAAGAGATCAGCGTCATGGACCCTGCAGCTGGAGCGGGAAACCTTTTGACAGGTGTGATCAATCAGCAGACAAAACCTGTGAAAGCCACTGCTTTTGAAGCGGACGAGACACTGGCGAACCTGGCATTTATCAACAGCCGGATCCAGGGGCGTGACATAAAAGTGCGTCACGAAGATACGATCAAAGCCGAAGACATCGGACAGTCCGGCTACGTGATCTCGGATCTGCCCGTCGGTTATTACCCCAATGACAGTGCTGCGGAAGGATTTCAGCTGAAGGGAGAAGGGAATCCTTCGCTGATTCATCATCTCCTCATAGAACAGAGTATCCGTCATACAGAAGAGGGTGGTTATCTGTTCTTCCTGGTGCCGGATCATCTCTTTTTGTCAGAGCATGCGAAGGAACTGCAGGCCTATGTAAACGAGCATGCCGTTATCTACGCAATCATGCAGCTGCCGGAAACCATGTTCAAGGCAAAAGACCACAGAAAGGCCCTCCTGCTGCTCAGACGAAAGAAACAGGGGATCAAGGTGCCTGCACAGGCGCTTATGGCTGAGTTGCCATCTTTCAGCCGTAAAGAGGCACTCGCGGATATGACGCGACAGATTTCGGAATGGTTCGATCAGAATTTGTCATAA
- a CDS encoding RDD family protein, whose product MTEINHSNPFEEEEDERPEPARYENMDDYETMTFYYAGFWMRFWAYLVDLIAAGSLSGLILGIIYMLVNLDELTIGIYSAAGALSALITFTYFVIMTKIWGQTLGKMALGVRVIPFERKELNWMDVIFREVIGRFIHRSLVVTNVLYVIVAFAPTKRGLHDRIGNSIVILEPRKGFTVPVKKKEEAS is encoded by the coding sequence ATGACGGAAATCAATCATTCAAACCCATTCGAGGAAGAAGAGGATGAACGGCCGGAACCCGCGAGATATGAAAATATGGATGATTATGAGACGATGACCTTTTATTACGCAGGTTTCTGGATGCGGTTTTGGGCTTATCTAGTCGATCTGATTGCTGCTGGCAGTCTGAGTGGACTCATACTCGGGATCATCTACATGCTCGTTAACCTTGATGAGCTGACGATAGGCATCTATTCAGCTGCGGGTGCGCTCTCTGCACTGATCACATTCACGTATTTTGTCATCATGACAAAGATTTGGGGACAGACGCTAGGGAAGATGGCGCTTGGCGTCAGGGTGATACCGTTTGAGCGCAAAGAATTGAACTGGATGGATGTTATATTCAGGGAAGTAATCGGTCGTTTCATTCACCGTTCCCTTGTCGTAACGAATGTCTTGTATGTCATCGTGGCTTTTGCCCCGACGAAACGCGGACTGCACGACCGTATTGGTAATTCGATCGTGATTCTCGAACCGAGAAAAGGCTTCACTGTACCGGTCAAAAAGAAAGAAGAAGCATCTTAA
- a CDS encoding GAF domain-containing protein, translated as MFESLTYSGTVSEQYKQLNRQLDALLSGEYDRIAHLSNASSLLNQFLKEVNWVGFYLMKQDELILGPFQGLPACVRIPKGKGVCGTAVSEGMTQRIDNVHEFPGHIACDAASNSEIVIPIYLDGDLYGVLDIDSPSFSRFSEEDQQGLEAFTEILTKHLRQSS; from the coding sequence ATGTTTGAATCTTTAACGTACAGTGGCACCGTTTCGGAACAGTATAAACAGCTGAACAGGCAGCTTGATGCCCTTCTTTCCGGTGAATATGACCGGATCGCACATTTGAGCAATGCTTCCTCTTTGTTAAACCAATTTCTGAAAGAGGTCAATTGGGTCGGCTTTTATCTGATGAAACAGGATGAACTGATCCTCGGCCCCTTCCAGGGACTTCCTGCCTGTGTCCGCATTCCAAAAGGCAAAGGGGTATGCGGAACCGCCGTCAGTGAAGGTATGACCCAGCGTATTGATAATGTCCACGAATTCCCTGGCCACATCGCCTGCGATGCAGCAAGCAACAGCGAAATCGTGATTCCCATCTATCTCGATGGCGACCTGTACGGGGTTCTCGATATCGACAGCCCTTCATTCAGCCGGTTCAGTGAAGAAGACCAGCAAGGTCTTGAAGCCTTTACAGAGATCCTCACGAAACATCTGCGACAAAGTTCATAA
- a CDS encoding universal stress protein, whose product MPLKYNNVLVAVDGSKEAKRAFNKAVQLAGDHDANLFISHIIDTRTFASVEHYDRTIFAEAEQYARDMLEEYKETAVERGIKKVSLVLDYGSPKVKIAKDVAKKYEIDLIVTGATGLNAVERFLIGSVSEHITRHSNCDVLIVRSEPNS is encoded by the coding sequence ATGCCACTCAAGTACAATAATGTTCTGGTTGCTGTGGATGGATCAAAAGAAGCAAAACGGGCATTTAACAAAGCTGTACAACTTGCAGGCGATCACGACGCCAACCTTTTTATCAGTCACATCATCGACACCCGCACGTTTGCATCTGTCGAACACTATGATCGCACCATTTTTGCAGAGGCTGAGCAGTATGCGCGGGACATGCTTGAAGAGTATAAAGAAACGGCCGTTGAAAGAGGCATCAAGAAAGTTTCCCTCGTTCTTGATTACGGTTCGCCGAAAGTGAAGATTGCGAAAGACGTCGCCAAGAAATACGAAATTGATTTGATTGTAACAGGTGCCACTGGTTTGAACGCTGTCGAACGTTTTCTCATCGGCAGTGTGTCTGAACACATTACCCGTCACTCGAACTGTGACGTATTGATCGTCCGTTCAGAACCAAATTCTTAA
- the tpx gene encoding thiol peroxidase, producing MTITFKENPVTLKGTEVKTGDKAPDFTVLANDLSEVKLSDFDGKTRLISVVPSIDTGVCDEQTRRFNEEASKLDNVEIITISVDLPFAQKRWCAAAGVDNIQVTSDHRNLDFGQKYGVVIEELRLLARSIFVVDKNGKLQYKEIVPEVTHHPDYDKAIEAAKQLA from the coding sequence ATGACAATTACATTCAAAGAAAATCCCGTAACATTAAAAGGAACAGAGGTTAAAACAGGAGACAAGGCACCTGATTTTACGGTGCTGGCTAATGACCTGTCAGAAGTGAAACTCTCAGATTTCGACGGAAAAACAAGGCTCATCAGTGTAGTGCCATCGATTGACACAGGCGTTTGTGACGAACAGACAAGACGGTTTAATGAAGAGGCCTCTAAGTTGGATAATGTGGAGATCATCACGATTTCGGTGGATCTTCCATTTGCGCAAAAGCGCTGGTGCGCAGCAGCGGGCGTGGATAATATCCAGGTCACGTCGGATCACCGCAATCTGGACTTCGGTCAGAAATACGGGGTGGTCATCGAGGAGCTTCGCCTTCTCGCGAGATCCATTTTCGTTGTTGACAAGAATGGCAAACTTCAGTATAAAGAAATCGTACCGGAAGTCACTCATCATCCGGACTACGATAAAGCCATTGAAGCTGCCAAGCAGCTGGCATAA
- the hisJ gene encoding histidinol-phosphatase HisJ codes for MPNIDGHIHSPYCPHGSNDPLEDYVKRAISLGFEQITFTEHAPLPNGFTDPVPDKDSAMAHSDLRAYVQDIERLKKKYATQIRILCGLEVDYIEGFEEETASLLASFEPDLDEVILSVHFIQMPDGGYICIDFDEAAFGDAIRRLGGLNALYAHYYRTVRMSIEANLNSSLPIRIGHISLVHKFQTSFARDFDDSKDLRDILNRIKNRGYMLDVNGAGLVKPLCKETYPPPYIIEEARQLGIPLVYGSDAHSALGIGQGYDTIKPFLPPYDEGMQDD; via the coding sequence ATGCCCAACATTGATGGACACATCCATTCCCCTTATTGCCCGCACGGATCCAATGACCCTTTGGAAGACTATGTGAAACGCGCAATTTCCTTGGGTTTTGAACAGATCACGTTTACCGAACACGCGCCGCTTCCGAACGGATTCACAGACCCGGTCCCTGACAAGGACAGCGCCATGGCTCACTCGGATCTGCGTGCGTATGTGCAGGACATCGAACGGCTGAAGAAAAAATATGCCACTCAGATCCGGATTCTGTGCGGCCTTGAAGTCGATTATATCGAAGGGTTCGAAGAGGAGACCGCTTCGCTGCTGGCTTCTTTTGAACCGGACCTTGATGAAGTGATTCTCTCGGTTCATTTTATTCAGATGCCGGATGGCGGCTATATCTGCATCGACTTCGATGAAGCCGCATTCGGCGACGCAATCCGCCGACTTGGCGGCCTGAACGCACTCTATGCTCACTATTACCGGACCGTCCGGATGAGCATAGAGGCCAATCTGAACTCTTCCTTGCCGATCCGGATCGGCCATATCTCCCTTGTTCACAAATTCCAAACGTCCTTCGCGCGGGATTTTGATGACAGCAAAGATCTGAGGGATATTCTGAACCGGATCAAAAACCGGGGATACATGCTCGATGTCAACGGTGCAGGCCTCGTCAAACCGCTCTGCAAAGAGACGTACCCGCCTCCTTATATCATCGAAGAGGCCCGTCAGCTCGGTATCCCCCTTGTGTATGGCTCCGATGCGCATTCTGCTTTAGGCATCGGCCAGGGGTATGATACAATCAAGCCATTCTTGCCCCCTTACGATGAAGGCATGCAAGACGACTGA
- a CDS encoding NAD kinase has translation MSDRKNVFLFYKKNDELEEKIQEIRKIGRKYDYRLVDHPDDANIIASFGGDGTFLQAIRKSGFREDALYVGVNDGRLGFYTDFNTNDPEKIEMALQSDQTEILKYPTLEVDVDGMQSFQCLNELSIRSQIIKTFAIDVYIDGLYFETFRGDGMVVSTPTGSTAYNRSLNGAIVDPKLNGMQLTEIASINNNQYRTLGAPLILNHDRELVLKIVQDGNDHPIIGADNEALSIRHSHEIKVKVSNKKIKTLRMKDNLFLHKVRRSFL, from the coding sequence ATGAGTGACCGAAAAAATGTCTTCCTGTTCTATAAGAAGAACGATGAACTGGAAGAAAAGATTCAGGAAATCAGAAAAATCGGCCGGAAATATGACTATCGTCTGGTAGACCATCCAGATGATGCAAACATTATCGCATCATTCGGGGGCGATGGCACGTTCCTGCAGGCGATCCGTAAATCCGGTTTCCGGGAAGACGCTCTTTATGTAGGCGTGAATGACGGGCGTTTAGGGTTCTATACAGATTTTAACACAAATGATCCTGAAAAGATTGAAATGGCCCTTCAATCTGATCAGACTGAAATTCTTAAATACCCGACTCTCGAAGTCGATGTCGACGGCATGCAGTCGTTCCAATGTTTAAACGAACTCTCCATCCGCTCACAGATCATCAAAACATTCGCCATCGATGTATACATTGACGGTCTGTATTTTGAAACCTTCCGTGGCGACGGCATGGTCGTATCAACGCCGACAGGCTCCACTGCCTATAACCGTTCTTTGAACGGAGCCATCGTCGATCCGAAACTGAATGGGATGCAGCTGACAGAGATTGCTTCGATCAACAATAACCAGTACCGGACCCTCGGTGCACCGCTGATCCTCAATCATGACCGTGAACTGGTCCTGAAGATTGTCCAGGACGGCAACGACCATCCGATTATCGGCGCGGACAATGAAGCCCTGAGTATCCGGCATTCCCATGAAATCAAAGTCAAAGTATCGAATAAAAAGATCAAAACACTCAGAATGAAAGACAATCTCTTTCTTCATAAAGTACGTCGTTCATTCCTTTAA
- a CDS encoding amidohydrolase — MATIYYNGSVRTMNEASDVTEAVVTEDGIILETGSERDMRARYGDRISREIDIKGGCMYPGFTDSHLHMIGHGEKLLTLDVSTATSIEVLQEKLREKARATPVGEWVIAEGFNDNFYPDRRIPDRRVLDEVSTDHPILITRVCRHAVVVNTKAITRAGLSKETPDPSGGRIERYPDGEPTGYLHDQAQELVKYCLPVQKFADIERALHTSVQDLLANGFTGGHTEDLFYYGNPVETVRVFEDVIDGTNCKFRTSLLVHHEAAKVVFDTYPDGPRPSYIDFNAVKIFTDGALGGRTAYLSEPYADQPDTQGVAIHTQEQLTALVSLARSYRMPVAVHAIGDQALEETLTAIEAHPPPTGKRDRIIHAQILRPELIERMKASPVVLDLQPRFTISDFPWVTERLGNERIQSCYAWKTLLEEGLMCAGGSDAPIEPVSPMEGIYAAVMRRSPGDNHEGYMPDQKLSLHQAISLYTHGAAQAVGMEHRRGQVRADYDADFTILEQDLFALSPEDWLSVKTLMTVVDDTIMYESDPDSLRD; from the coding sequence ATGGCAACGATTTATTATAATGGTTCGGTTCGAACAATGAATGAGGCGTCGGATGTAACCGAAGCGGTGGTGACCGAAGATGGGATCATTCTCGAAACGGGTTCGGAACGTGACATGAGAGCCCGTTACGGCGACCGTATTTCCCGGGAAATTGATATAAAAGGCGGCTGCATGTATCCTGGATTCACTGACAGCCATTTGCATATGATCGGTCACGGGGAGAAGCTCTTGACCCTTGACGTATCGACGGCAACAAGCATTGAGGTACTTCAGGAGAAGCTCAGGGAAAAGGCGCGGGCGACGCCGGTCGGGGAATGGGTCATTGCTGAAGGATTTAACGACAATTTTTATCCGGACAGGCGCATTCCGGACAGGCGGGTTCTCGATGAAGTCAGCACCGATCATCCGATTCTGATTACCCGGGTATGCAGGCACGCTGTGGTTGTGAACACAAAGGCCATCACCCGGGCGGGCCTTTCAAAAGAGACGCCTGACCCTTCCGGGGGACGTATTGAACGCTACCCGGACGGTGAGCCGACAGGTTATCTTCATGATCAGGCGCAGGAACTCGTTAAATACTGTTTACCCGTTCAGAAGTTTGCCGATATCGAACGGGCGCTGCATACGTCTGTTCAGGATCTGCTTGCAAACGGGTTTACGGGAGGACATACAGAGGATCTGTTCTACTACGGCAACCCCGTTGAAACCGTCCGGGTGTTTGAGGATGTGATAGACGGTACAAACTGCAAATTCCGCACATCTTTGCTCGTACACCATGAAGCGGCGAAAGTGGTGTTTGACACCTACCCGGATGGACCGAGGCCGTCATACATCGATTTCAATGCCGTGAAAATATTTACGGACGGAGCCCTCGGGGGCAGGACAGCCTATTTGAGTGAACCTTATGCGGATCAACCTGACACGCAGGGGGTGGCGATCCATACACAGGAACAGCTGACTGCGCTGGTAAGTCTCGCGAGAAGTTACAGGATGCCAGTTGCGGTTCATGCCATTGGCGATCAGGCACTAGAGGAGACATTGACGGCAATCGAAGCCCATCCACCACCGACTGGCAAACGTGATCGCATCATTCATGCCCAGATCTTAAGGCCTGAACTGATAGAGCGGATGAAAGCATCGCCAGTTGTATTGGATCTCCAGCCAAGGTTTACCATTTCCGATTTCCCTTGGGTGACAGAAAGACTAGGCAATGAGCGTATTCAAAGCTGCTATGCCTGGAAAACGCTTCTTGAAGAAGGCCTCATGTGTGCGGGGGGATCGGATGCCCCGATTGAACCGGTCAGTCCCATGGAGGGCATCTATGCGGCGGTGATGCGGCGAAGTCCCGGCGATAACCATGAAGGTTATATGCCGGATCAGAAACTGAGCCTGCATCAGGCGATCAGCCTGTATACACACGGAGCCGCACAGGCGGTGGGAATGGAACACCGGAGAGGCCAGGTCCGGGCGGACTATGATGCGGATTTCACGATTCTTGAACAGGATCTGTTTGCCCTGTCCCCGGAAGACTGGCTGTCGGTGAAGACGCTGATGACGGTGGTGGATGATACGATTATGTATGAATCGGACCCTGACAGTCTGCGGGATTGA